One genomic segment of Microbacterium sp. ProA8 includes these proteins:
- a CDS encoding LacI family DNA-binding transcriptional regulator codes for MTARRVSMADVAARAGVSGQTVSRVVNGSPRVDPETRTRIESAMAELGYRPHRAARALRTGRTQTIGLVVSTLASVGNFRMLQAVADAAAARGYALTVVTLGVDGDVSDAFERLSDQGVDGAIVLNEATERVREADLHAAGLTLVVVDSPRDDRFGVIETDHAGGARVAVGHLLQLGHATVHHLAGPAGSFAAAERERGWREALEASGARVPAVVRGDWTSASGFAAASALVDGDVTAVFAANDQMALGLLRAFAEAGRAVPGDVSVVGFDDVADAADYRPPLTTVHQDFDALGARAVAALVDGIEAGAPAAFETVPTRLVVRASTAPAR; via the coding sequence ATGACGGCGAGACGGGTCTCGATGGCCGATGTCGCGGCGCGCGCCGGCGTCTCCGGCCAGACCGTGTCACGCGTCGTCAACGGGAGCCCCCGCGTCGACCCCGAGACGCGGACGCGCATCGAGTCGGCCATGGCCGAGCTCGGCTACCGCCCGCACCGCGCCGCCCGCGCGCTGCGCACCGGGCGCACGCAGACGATCGGGCTCGTCGTGTCGACGCTCGCCTCGGTCGGCAACTTCCGCATGCTGCAGGCGGTGGCGGATGCCGCAGCCGCCCGCGGCTACGCCCTCACCGTCGTGACGCTCGGCGTCGACGGCGACGTGTCGGACGCCTTCGAGCGCCTCTCCGACCAGGGCGTCGACGGCGCGATCGTGTTGAACGAGGCCACCGAGCGGGTGCGGGAGGCCGACCTCCACGCGGCCGGACTGACGCTCGTGGTGGTCGATTCGCCGCGCGACGACCGCTTCGGCGTCATCGAGACCGATCACGCCGGCGGCGCGCGCGTGGCCGTGGGCCACCTCCTCCAACTCGGGCACGCGACGGTCCACCATCTGGCCGGCCCCGCGGGCTCGTTCGCCGCTGCCGAGCGCGAGCGCGGCTGGCGTGAGGCGCTGGAAGCCTCGGGTGCGCGTGTCCCCGCCGTGGTGCGGGGGGACTGGACCTCGGCGTCGGGTTTCGCCGCGGCATCCGCTCTCGTCGATGGCGACGTCACCGCCGTCTTCGCGGCCAACGACCAGATGGCGCTCGGCCTCCTGCGCGCGTTCGCCGAGGCGGGCCGCGCGGTGCCGGGCGACGTGAGCGTGGTCGGCTTCGACGACGTGGCGGATGCCGCCGACTACCGTCCGCCCCTCACCACGGTGCACCAGGACTTCGACGCCCTCGGCGCGCGTGCGGTCGCAGCCCTCGTCGACGGAATCGAGGCCGGCGCACCTGCCGCGTTCGAGACGGTGCCGACGCGGCTCGTCGTGCGCGCGAGCACCGCGCCCGCCCGCTGA
- a CDS encoding alpha/beta hydrolase, whose protein sequence is MAYITVGTENSVDVDLYYTDQGPSDAQPVVLIHGFPLNGESWGKQQAALLDGGFRVIAYDRRGFGASTKAGTGYDYDTFAADLHALIEDLDLRDAVLVGFSMGTGEIARYLSRYGSGRIAKAAFLGSLEPYLLKTDDNPDGAGPQEFFDGIAQSVRDDRYAFITGFLKDFYNLDDSLGTRISQEAVDASAQVANLAGNTAIAAAPLTWPTDFRADIGAVDVPALILHGTADNILPIDVTARRFKELLPDATYVELEGAPHGLLWTHGAEVNEALLAFLHS, encoded by the coding sequence GTGGCGTACATCACCGTCGGAACCGAGAACTCGGTCGACGTCGACCTCTACTACACCGACCAAGGGCCCTCCGATGCCCAGCCGGTGGTGCTGATCCACGGCTTCCCGTTGAACGGCGAGTCGTGGGGCAAGCAGCAGGCCGCGCTGCTCGATGGCGGGTTTCGGGTGATCGCGTACGACCGCCGCGGGTTCGGCGCGTCGACGAAGGCGGGGACGGGCTACGACTACGACACGTTCGCGGCCGACCTGCATGCGCTCATCGAAGACCTCGACCTGCGCGACGCGGTGCTCGTGGGCTTCTCGATGGGCACCGGCGAGATCGCCCGCTACCTCTCGCGCTACGGCAGCGGCCGCATCGCCAAGGCGGCGTTCCTCGGCTCGCTCGAGCCGTACCTGCTGAAGACCGACGACAACCCCGACGGAGCGGGTCCGCAGGAGTTCTTCGACGGCATCGCCCAATCGGTGCGCGACGACCGCTACGCGTTCATCACCGGGTTCCTGAAGGACTTCTACAACCTCGACGACAGCCTCGGCACTCGCATCTCGCAGGAGGCCGTGGACGCCAGCGCGCAGGTGGCGAACCTCGCCGGCAACACGGCGATCGCCGCCGCACCGCTGACGTGGCCGACGGACTTCCGGGCCGACATCGGCGCCGTCGACGTGCCGGCGCTCATCCTCCACGGCACCGCCGACAACATCCTGCCGATCGACGTCACCGCGCGCCGGTTCAAGGAGCTCCTGCCCGACGCGACGTACGTCGAACTCGAGGGCGCCCCGCACGGGCTCCTGTGGACGCACGGCGCCGAGGTCAACGAGGCCCTGCTGGCGTTCCTCCACAGCTGA
- a CDS encoding lamin tail domain-containing protein, whose translation MHTHHRAIAAALAALIGFVPLTVFAAAPASATVGDQIRINEVSSDPEDWIELTNTGSSAVDISGWLLSDNARLDDATHLQPIAAGTTVQPGGFVRLDYTAAGFGKGDEANLYLPDSATLVDTATWPAGVHATTWGRCADGVGAFQATTPSPAAADVCTVTPGPTPTPTPAPALDPNWDDIEINEIASLNDDDPGNPGFGDAVELVNTGSHDVTIEGWHQTDSGAATGASPLTLADLKVWDGDSFEPAGSWIIPAGGYVAFSSKKGLSGEGDAVKLYGPGADAATRQLIDQQAYGDGDGGVSDTYESDARAFAACPDASDDFWRVTANSFGQDNSSSCETKSRRLTTAVVLNEVSNVGGKAELLNTGAETADISGWELVDSDGGVVHTVPANTTVAAGAFYVGEDIVGLDSADSLTIRRAVDGASVVAHTWYEDGIASYSRCDLFGTVSYIETPTATWGAANACPGLVTEAWPGAAEVSVVDAVDAFTDLDANDEGDVSGAAFDPADPSTLWVVMNKGRLFKMHKVDGVYAAFPEWDGGLPLRFADGGGELDAEGVTIGPDGAAYITSERDNGRAKSTSYNKVARFDVGAVTPATTELVATHEWDVNGFVSTGTNLGLEGITYVPDGFLVQSGWMVDGVPYAAAAHATPGLFVTAVEATGALHFLSLAAGAAPVEVKVESSGLPWSMDVAYDSDRGALWALCDDGCGGVYNLLTVVDGDFDVAHSYVRPAGMANLNNEGMAVAPASTCAEGFQEVVWADDGDTDGHSLRAGTLPCPSTGGPGEPGEPGAPGGPTPTPGAPATPGPVADGQLTDPTRGSVDAPTTAAPGQTVTLSVGTQYAGDTVWVWLHSTPILLGAHVVSAAGTVTVTLPAGVAPGEHRLVVLDADGNVIGWTEVTVTGPLAATGADGSGLAATAGLAAALIAAGAFAVVLRRRRVHS comes from the coding sequence GTGCACACGCATCACCGCGCCATCGCGGCCGCCCTGGCCGCGCTCATCGGCTTCGTCCCGCTCACCGTGTTCGCGGCGGCGCCCGCGTCGGCGACGGTAGGCGACCAGATCCGCATCAATGAGGTCAGCTCCGACCCCGAGGACTGGATCGAGCTGACGAACACCGGCAGCAGCGCCGTCGACATCTCGGGCTGGCTGCTCTCCGACAACGCCCGCCTCGACGACGCCACCCACCTTCAGCCGATCGCAGCCGGCACCACCGTCCAGCCCGGCGGCTTCGTGAGGCTCGACTACACCGCGGCCGGATTCGGCAAGGGCGACGAGGCCAACCTCTATCTGCCGGACTCCGCGACCCTCGTCGACACCGCCACGTGGCCGGCCGGCGTCCACGCGACCACGTGGGGCCGCTGCGCCGACGGGGTCGGCGCCTTCCAGGCCACGACGCCGAGCCCGGCCGCCGCCGACGTGTGCACGGTGACGCCGGGACCGACGCCGACACCGACGCCCGCGCCGGCGCTCGACCCGAACTGGGACGACATCGAGATCAACGAGATCGCCTCGCTCAACGACGACGACCCGGGCAATCCGGGCTTCGGCGACGCCGTCGAGCTGGTCAACACCGGCTCCCACGACGTCACCATCGAAGGCTGGCACCAGACCGACAGCGGTGCGGCCACGGGCGCCTCGCCGCTGACCCTGGCGGACCTCAAGGTGTGGGACGGCGATTCGTTCGAGCCGGCCGGCTCGTGGATCATCCCCGCCGGCGGCTACGTCGCCTTCAGCTCGAAGAAGGGCCTTTCGGGCGAGGGCGACGCCGTGAAGCTGTACGGCCCCGGCGCCGACGCGGCCACCCGCCAGCTGATCGACCAGCAGGCGTACGGTGACGGCGACGGCGGCGTGTCGGACACGTACGAGTCCGACGCGCGCGCGTTCGCCGCATGCCCCGACGCGTCCGACGACTTCTGGCGCGTGACCGCGAACAGCTTCGGACAGGACAACAGCTCGTCGTGCGAGACGAAGTCGCGGCGCCTCACCACGGCGGTCGTGCTCAACGAGGTCTCCAACGTCGGCGGCAAGGCGGAGCTGCTCAACACCGGTGCGGAGACGGCGGACATCTCGGGCTGGGAGCTGGTCGACTCCGACGGCGGGGTGGTGCACACCGTTCCCGCGAACACGACGGTCGCGGCCGGCGCCTTCTACGTCGGCGAGGACATCGTCGGCCTCGACAGCGCCGACTCGCTCACCATCCGCCGGGCCGTCGACGGCGCGAGCGTGGTCGCCCACACCTGGTACGAGGACGGCATCGCCTCGTACAGCCGGTGCGACCTGTTCGGCACCGTCTCGTATATCGAGACCCCGACCGCGACCTGGGGTGCGGCGAACGCGTGCCCCGGGCTCGTCACCGAGGCGTGGCCCGGCGCGGCCGAAGTGTCGGTCGTGGACGCGGTCGACGCCTTCACCGACCTCGACGCGAACGACGAGGGCGATGTGTCGGGCGCGGCCTTCGATCCGGCTGACCCGAGCACCCTCTGGGTCGTCATGAACAAGGGCCGCCTCTTCAAGATGCACAAGGTCGACGGCGTGTACGCGGCGTTCCCCGAGTGGGACGGTGGCCTTCCGCTCCGCTTCGCCGACGGGGGCGGCGAACTGGATGCCGAGGGAGTGACGATCGGCCCGGACGGCGCCGCCTACATCACCTCCGAGCGCGACAACGGTCGCGCCAAGTCCACGTCGTACAACAAGGTCGCCCGCTTCGACGTGGGTGCCGTGACGCCGGCCACGACCGAGCTCGTCGCGACCCACGAGTGGGACGTGAACGGCTTCGTGTCGACCGGCACGAACCTCGGGCTCGAAGGCATCACCTACGTGCCCGATGGGTTCCTGGTCCAGTCCGGCTGGATGGTCGACGGCGTCCCCTACGCGGCTGCCGCCCATGCCACGCCCGGCCTGTTCGTGACGGCCGTCGAGGCCACGGGCGCACTGCACTTCCTCTCGCTCGCCGCCGGTGCGGCACCGGTCGAGGTGAAGGTCGAGAGCTCCGGCCTGCCGTGGTCGATGGATGTCGCGTACGACTCGGATCGTGGGGCGCTGTGGGCGCTGTGCGACGACGGCTGCGGCGGCGTCTACAACCTCCTGACCGTGGTCGACGGCGACTTCGACGTCGCGCACTCCTATGTGCGGCCGGCCGGGATGGCGAACCTGAACAACGAGGGCATGGCCGTGGCGCCCGCGTCCACGTGCGCGGAGGGCTTCCAGGAGGTCGTGTGGGCGGACGACGGCGACACCGACGGCCACTCGCTGCGTGCGGGCACCCTGCCGTGCCCGTCGACCGGTGGCCCGGGTGAGCCGGGTGAGCCCGGTGCGCCGGGCGGTCCCACCCCGACCCCGGGTGCGCCCGCAACTCCCGGACCGGTGGCGGACGGGCAGCTCACCGACCCGACCCGCGGGTCGGTCGACGCACCCACCACGGCGGCGCCCGGGCAGACGGTGACGCTCTCGGTGGGCACGCAGTACGCCGGCGACACCGTGTGGGTGTGGCTGCACTCGACCCCGATCCTGCTCGGTGCCCACGTGGTGAGCGCCGCAGGCACGGTGACGGTGACCCTGCCCGCGGGCGTCGCCCCGGGCGAGCACCGCCTGGTCGTGCTGGACGCCGACGGCAACGTGATCGGCTGGACCGAGGTGACCGTGACCGGCCCCCTGGCCGCAACCGGGGCCGACGGCTCGGGGCTGGCAGCGACCGCCGGGCTCGCCGCCGCCCTCATCGCCGCGGGCGCGTTCGCGGTCGTGCTGCGCCGCCGCCGCGTGCACTCCTGA
- the galE gene encoding UDP-glucose 4-epimerase GalE yields MTWLVTGGAGYIGAHIVRALAGAGLTPVVIDDLSSGHATFVPETVAFVRGSILDRELVERTLREHAVDGVIHLAGFKYAGVSVQRPLHTYAQNVEGTRVLLEAMQAADVANLVFSSSAAVYGTPDVPLVTEDLPKRPASPYGESKLIGEWLIRDQAIATAASEHALRYTALRYFNVVGSGDPSVYDTSPHNLFPLVFEALIEGRTPRINGDDYDTPDGTNVRDYVHVADIAAAHVAAAQRLLANQPIEPAYNLGSQNGLSVREIMDAMARVTGVDFTPEIAPRRAGDPDRIVATGELAARDLDWKNRYTVDEMVRSGWEARRAAR; encoded by the coding sequence ATGACCTGGCTCGTGACCGGAGGCGCCGGCTACATCGGCGCCCACATCGTCCGCGCTCTCGCCGGTGCCGGGCTGACGCCCGTCGTCATCGACGACCTCTCGAGCGGACACGCGACGTTCGTGCCCGAGACCGTGGCGTTCGTGCGCGGCTCGATCCTCGATCGCGAGCTCGTCGAGCGGACGCTCCGTGAACACGCGGTCGACGGGGTCATCCACCTCGCCGGGTTCAAGTACGCCGGCGTCTCGGTGCAGCGCCCGCTGCACACCTACGCGCAGAACGTCGAGGGCACGCGCGTGCTCCTCGAGGCCATGCAGGCGGCGGATGTCGCGAACCTCGTCTTCTCGTCGTCGGCGGCCGTCTACGGCACGCCCGACGTGCCGCTCGTGACGGAGGACCTGCCCAAGCGCCCGGCGTCGCCGTACGGCGAGTCCAAGCTCATCGGCGAGTGGCTCATCCGCGACCAGGCGATCGCGACCGCCGCGTCGGAGCATGCGCTCCGCTACACCGCGCTGCGCTACTTCAACGTCGTCGGCTCGGGCGACCCCAGCGTCTACGACACCAGCCCCCACAACCTGTTCCCGCTCGTCTTCGAGGCGCTGATCGAGGGGCGCACCCCGCGCATCAACGGCGACGACTACGACACCCCGGACGGCACGAACGTGCGCGACTACGTGCACGTCGCCGACATCGCGGCGGCCCACGTCGCGGCGGCGCAGCGCCTCCTCGCGAACCAGCCGATCGAGCCGGCGTACAACCTCGGCTCGCAGAACGGGCTGAGCGTGCGCGAGATCATGGACGCGATGGCCCGCGTGACCGGGGTCGACTTCACGCCCGAGATCGCCCCGCGCCGCGCCGGTGATCCCGACCGCATCGTCGCCACCGGCGAGCTCGCGGCGCGCGACCTCGACTGGAAGAACCGCTACACGGTGGACGAGATGGTCCGCTCGGGCTGGGAGGCCCGCCGCGCCGCTCGCTGA
- the galT gene encoding galactose-1-phosphate uridylyltransferase — MTTQTLGAGVVKRSTHLADGRELIYYDDPGTTLGAERAVDARELAPRPDTATMRRDVLTGDWVSVAAARQNRAFLPPAELDPLAPQTPTNPSEIPSRYDVAVFENKSPSFGPALAVAHGDAPAGTDAPRDLDDLVAPGLGRTRTSVGRCEVVCFSPEHSGSFGSLTPTRARTIIETWADRTAALSALPGVEQVFPFENRGEAIGVTLPHPHGQIYAYPYITPRTTSLLASIDREGPDLFARILDFERAGERVILEGEHWTAFVPFAARWPIEIHLLPHRHVADFAETTDAERDELAPLYLRLLRGVDAVYDSPTPYIAAWHQAPVHRGRDTARLHLQLTSPRRAADKLKYLAGSEAAMGAWIGDIPPETAAARLREAVASVPEETL; from the coding sequence ATCACGACGCAGACGCTCGGCGCCGGCGTCGTCAAGCGCTCGACGCACCTCGCCGATGGGCGCGAGCTCATCTACTACGACGACCCCGGCACGACGCTCGGCGCCGAGCGGGCGGTCGACGCCCGGGAGCTCGCCCCCCGCCCCGACACCGCGACGATGCGGCGCGATGTGCTGACGGGCGACTGGGTGTCGGTCGCGGCAGCGCGCCAGAACCGCGCGTTCCTTCCGCCGGCCGAGCTCGACCCGCTCGCCCCGCAGACACCGACCAACCCCTCCGAGATCCCGTCGCGCTACGACGTGGCGGTCTTCGAGAACAAGTCGCCGTCGTTCGGCCCGGCACTCGCCGTCGCCCACGGCGACGCACCGGCCGGCACCGACGCTCCGCGCGATCTCGACGACCTCGTCGCTCCCGGACTCGGCCGCACGCGCACGAGCGTCGGTCGCTGCGAGGTCGTGTGCTTCAGCCCCGAGCACTCCGGCTCGTTCGGCTCGCTCACCCCGACCCGGGCGCGCACGATCATCGAGACCTGGGCCGACCGCACGGCCGCACTGTCGGCGCTGCCCGGAGTCGAGCAGGTCTTCCCGTTCGAGAACCGCGGCGAGGCGATCGGCGTGACGCTCCCCCACCCGCACGGGCAGATCTACGCCTACCCGTACATCACGCCGCGCACGACGAGCCTGCTCGCGTCGATCGATCGCGAGGGCCCCGACCTGTTCGCGCGCATCCTCGACTTCGAGCGTGCCGGCGAGCGCGTCATCCTCGAGGGCGAGCACTGGACCGCGTTCGTGCCGTTCGCGGCGCGCTGGCCGATCGAGATCCACCTGCTGCCGCACCGCCACGTCGCCGACTTCGCCGAGACGACGGATGCCGAGCGCGACGAACTCGCACCGCTCTACCTCCGGCTGCTCCGCGGCGTCGACGCGGTCTACGACTCCCCCACTCCCTACATCGCGGCGTGGCACCAGGCGCCCGTGCACCGCGGGCGCGACACCGCACGCCTGCACCTGCAGCTCACGTCGCCGCGCCGCGCGGCCGACAAGCTCAAGTACCTCGCCGGATCCGAGGCCGCCATGGGCGCCTGGATCGGCGACATCCCACCAGAGACGGCCGCCGCAAGGCTGCGCGAGGCCGTCGCGTCCGTTCCCGAGGAGACCCTGTGA
- the galK gene encoding galactokinase, whose translation MTATDTRTAEAARALFAERFGIEPVGTWSAPGRVNLIGEHTDYNDGFVLPFAIQHRTHVALAPRTDGLFRVRVASTFDDTTAQVELGELDALFPGRRDDVPEWARYPLGVAWALLAASGSDPSTVTGVDLAFASNVPIGAGLSSSAAIEGATAVALAETWGVDLDRVALAKVGRRAENEAVGAPTGIMDQMASLLGRADAAIFLDCRSLDAQVIDLGFADAGLELVVIDTGVKHSHATGGYGERRAACERGAAALGVPALRDVTPADLPRLAQLVDDVTFRRVRHVVTENQRVLDTVRTLREHGPAAIGDLLVASHASMRDDFEISVPELDTAVEAALSAGAVGARMTGGGFGGAAIALVSHDRVQAVTDAATAAFAAAGFAAPTIFTVTPSAGAARD comes from the coding sequence GTGACCGCCACCGACACCCGCACCGCCGAAGCCGCCCGCGCGCTCTTCGCCGAGCGTTTCGGCATCGAGCCCGTCGGCACCTGGTCGGCCCCCGGCCGCGTGAACCTCATCGGCGAGCACACCGACTACAACGACGGGTTCGTGCTGCCGTTCGCGATCCAGCACCGCACCCACGTCGCCCTCGCGCCGCGCACCGACGGCCTGTTCCGCGTGCGCGTCGCGTCGACGTTCGACGACACGACGGCCCAGGTCGAACTGGGCGAACTCGACGCGCTGTTCCCCGGCCGGCGCGACGACGTCCCGGAGTGGGCCCGCTATCCCCTGGGCGTGGCGTGGGCGCTGCTGGCGGCATCCGGTAGCGATCCTTCCACCGTCACCGGCGTCGACCTCGCGTTCGCCTCGAACGTGCCCATCGGCGCCGGCCTGTCGTCGTCGGCGGCGATCGAAGGTGCGACCGCCGTCGCCCTCGCCGAGACGTGGGGCGTCGACCTCGACCGGGTCGCGCTCGCGAAGGTCGGCCGCCGCGCCGAGAACGAGGCCGTCGGCGCGCCCACCGGCATCATGGACCAGATGGCGTCGCTGCTCGGCCGCGCCGACGCCGCGATCTTCCTGGACTGCCGCTCACTCGACGCGCAGGTGATCGATCTCGGCTTCGCGGACGCCGGCCTCGAGCTCGTCGTCATCGACACCGGCGTGAAGCACTCGCACGCGACCGGAGGCTACGGCGAGCGCCGCGCGGCATGCGAGCGGGGCGCCGCAGCGCTCGGCGTTCCCGCGCTGCGCGACGTGACGCCCGCCGACCTGCCGCGCCTCGCCCAGCTCGTCGACGACGTGACCTTCCGCCGCGTCCGCCACGTCGTGACCGAGAACCAGCGCGTGCTCGACACCGTCCGCACCCTGCGCGAGCACGGGCCCGCCGCGATCGGCGACCTGCTCGTCGCCTCGCACGCGTCGATGCGCGACGACTTCGAGATCTCGGTGCCCGAGCTCGACACGGCGGTCGAGGCCGCGCTCTCGGCCGGGGCCGTCGGGGCGCGCATGACCGGCGGCGGCTTCGGCGGCGCCGCGATCGCGCTGGTGTCGCACGACCGTGTGCAGGCGGTGACGGATGCCGCCACCGCCGCGTTCGCCGCGGCGGGGTTCGCTGCACCGACGATCTTCACGGTGACCCCCTCCGCCGGCGCGGCCCGCGACTGA
- a CDS encoding ThuA domain-containing protein, producing MDSAETQPERPRATIATGTGRYADPWHPFPETSARIAAALRDDGWDVTNDDDVDHALAHLEGVDLLVVNAGDPWRHGDVELEHFADPAADAGLTAAIARGMGIVAVHASLSTLRDHPAWREAIGGEWEPGRSWHPPIADTHVRIVDASHPVSNGMPGIDVFDERYSDLAVDDGARVLAEHDVDGTAHAAVWAREQPTRAVVSSLGHDARAYDSPELVALIQRAARWAARL from the coding sequence ATGGACTCTGCGGAAACCCAGCCCGAGCGCCCTCGCGCGACGATCGCCACCGGCACCGGGCGCTACGCCGACCCGTGGCATCCGTTCCCCGAGACATCTGCGCGCATCGCCGCAGCCCTGCGCGACGACGGCTGGGACGTCACGAACGACGACGACGTGGACCACGCCCTCGCCCATCTCGAGGGCGTCGACCTGCTCGTCGTGAACGCCGGCGACCCGTGGCGCCACGGCGACGTCGAGCTCGAGCACTTCGCCGACCCCGCCGCGGATGCGGGACTGACGGCCGCGATCGCCCGAGGCATGGGTATCGTCGCCGTGCACGCCTCGCTGTCGACGCTGCGCGACCATCCCGCCTGGCGTGAGGCCATCGGCGGCGAGTGGGAGCCCGGACGCTCCTGGCACCCGCCCATCGCGGACACGCACGTGCGGATCGTCGACGCCTCTCATCCGGTGAGCAACGGGATGCCGGGGATCGACGTATTCGACGAGCGCTACAGCGACCTCGCCGTCGACGACGGAGCCCGTGTGCTCGCCGAGCACGACGTGGACGGCACCGCCCACGCGGCGGTTTGGGCGCGCGAGCAGCCGACCCGCGCGGTCGTGTCGTCGCTCGGTCACGACGCGCGCGCGTACGACTCCCCCGAGCTCGTGGCGCTGATCCAGCGCGCGGCGCGCTGGGCTGCCCGCCTCTGA